A section of the Oncorhynchus nerka isolate Pitt River linkage group LG3, Oner_Uvic_2.0, whole genome shotgun sequence genome encodes:
- the si:ch211-261d7.6 gene encoding LOW QUALITY PROTEIN: zinc finger protein 91 (The sequence of the model RefSeq protein was modified relative to this genomic sequence to represent the inferred CDS: inserted 1 base in 1 codon) produces MGDGLFRCLDCEEVFGEEAAYQEHQHEHIHDGPIVCLDSDSHLDGLLVSETLDAHRRCHEVKLIPKSRKRDAEKQPPAEEPAIATEDSNKASEQGPLSTHRTPLQTLVTERDPCFCETDGDAEADGTDDVNVEVISISASDGSVRDEEESQQELNPDLELLCESDQEGKEEMDAVLCPTEYISSTLKSKPEIDLKIVQIDFPPFAGEGTQTEKVQGLDPPKRFNCPECYRWFTSVASLRSHKLWHRVDGKKRWNPENDIFKCDXCGFDTTHRKTYHNHMRKHDGRKPHKSVFYQLAGLQKNSFKCEVCGKCFSRMSALHSHQQQHPKNKAHPCPDCEKTYSNASGLYNHRKSCHAPTPTPDEVSDTKTEVFNPKKTLLGPTVYCERCGKGFWSLGAYAHHKQNQAQCAHLKEKNEPTVSSHSVNGPPHVRGKVACPVCRKKFRHQGIMKSHMRKHENGNHRCELCSKSFRMFSSLLRHQVVHNAQLLPPPIKSFQHQVEQVKKNAYSCPDCGKLFSRAKALKFHMKSHGYETDYSASSPKSALELEGLKCSTCLSHFSNKSSLHTHQKQCGKKKTFIKSHKEDIVQHDTAPKVKKLNCPSCPSLFNNLLSLQYHRKECGKPRAVAGLDVKVKGGIEKVTKCIVKDLVKQLCQTTRALRK; encoded by the exons ATGG GGGATGGGCTTTTCCGCTGTCTGGATTGTGAAGAAGTCTTTGGGGAGGAGGCGGCTTACCAGGAGCATCAACATGAGCACATCCATGATGGCCCAATAGTCTGCCTGGACTCTGACTCCCATTTGGATGGCTTGCTTGTTTCAGAGA CTCTAGATGCTCACCGCCGTTGTCATGAGGTCAAACTAATCCCAAAGTCCCGCAAAAGGGATGCAGAGAAGCAACCACCCGCAGAGGAGCCTGCCattgcaacagaggacagcaACAAAGCTTCTGAACAG GGGCCATTGTCTACCCACAGGACACCTCTTCAGACCCTTGTGACCGAGAGAGACCCCTGTTTCTGTGAAACTGATGGGGATGCAGAGGCTGATGGAACTGATGATGTCAATGTAGAGGTGATCAGTATAAGTGCCTCAGATGGCTCTGTAAGGGATGAAGAAGAGTCACAACAAGAACTCAACCCTGATCTTGAattactgtgtgaatcagaccaggagggaaaagaggagatgGATGCTGTGTTGTGTCCAACGGAGTACATTTCTAGTACACTTAAGTCTAAACCAGAGATTGATCTGAAAATTGTACAAATTGACTTTCCGCCATTTGCAGGCGAAGGAACTCAAACGGAGAAGGTTCAGGGACTAGACCCACCTAAAAGATTTAACTGTCCTGAGTGTTACCGCTGGTTTACCAGTGTTGCATCTTTGCGCTCTCACAAACTGTGGCACAGAGTAGATGGCAAAAAACGATGGAATCCTGAAAATGATATTTTCAAGTGCG TTTGTGGGTTTGACACTACACATCGGAAAACGTACCACAATCACATGCGAAAACACGATGGCCGAAAACCCCACAAGAGTGTATTTTACCAGCTTGCCGGACTACAGAAGAATAGCTTCAAATGTGAGGTGTGTGGAAAGTGTTTCTCACGCATGTCTGCACTACACTCTCATCAGCAACAGCATCCAAAAAACAAAGCTCATCCATGTCCAGATTGTGAGAAGACTTACTCTAATGCCAGTGGTTTGTACAACCACCGCAAAAGCTGCCACGCTCCAACCCCCACCCCAGATGAAGTATCAGACACTAAAACTGAAGTGTTTAATCCAAAGAAGACTTTATTAGGCCCAACGGTTTATTGTGAGCGATGTGGGAAGGGCTTCTGGTCATTGGGTGCTTACGCTCACCACAAGCAGAATCAAGCTCAGTGTGCACATTTGAAGGAGAAGAATGAGCCAACAGTGTCTTCACATTCTGTCAATGGCCCTCCACATGTTCGTGGTAAAGTTGCTTGCCCTGTATGCAGAAAGAAATTTCGTCACCAAGGCATTATGAAATCTCATATGAGGAAGCACGAGAATGGGAATCATAGATGTGAGCTTTGTAGCAAGTCTTTTCGCATGTTCTCAAGCCTCCTCAGGCACCAGGTTGTACATAATGCTCAACTCCTCCCGCCTCCTATCAAGTCTTTTCAACATCAGGTAGAACAAGTGAAGAAGAACGCATACAGCTGCCCTGATTGTGGAAAACTGTTTTCACGAGCCAAGGCACTTAAATTCCACATGAAGAGCCATGGTTATGAGACCGACTACTCTGCCTCATCGCCTAAATCTGCTCTTGAGCTAGAGGGGCTGAAGTGTTCAACATGCCTTTCCCATTTCAGCAACAAATCTTCATTGCACACTCACCAAAAACAGTGTGGCAAGAAAAAGACTTTCATTAAAAGCCACAAGGAGGATATTGTCCAACATGACACAGCTCCTAAAGTGAAGAAGCTCAATTGTCCCTCCTGCCCTTCTCTTTTCAACAATTTACTGTCATTGCAGTATCATCGAAAAGAATGTGGCAAGCCGAGGGCAGTTGCAGGCTTGGATGTCAAAGTgaaaggagggatagagaaggtGACAAAGTGCATTGTCAAAGACCTTGTGAAACAACTCTGTCAAACAACTCGGGCACTGAGAAAATGA
- the LOC115140825 gene encoding zinc finger protein 135-like, producing the protein MEDVSAVTIKDEGGDEQESEDVSENLTNKTENSVNKSAKDDSTDVKLASMRCQDCGQQFTRWEAFKTHLRKHVLEEAIAEEEERRQGIKRALETNRSNGNVESAAPEKKQKNNDDSDYEENSDVDVEGDEEDDEEFFDSSWQVGPSEIVTVRPRVAMLSEEEKPVFSGSHKVYACSICGKVYSYLESFRNHQKMHEKEVKKQPTENKCPDCGKVFARPSLLVTHLKVHRPPVPMEPSTLKCDQCVKNFNSLQTYLIHMDLHKQKPFWCLACAKGFRDELSLDKHLQGHNLRRHKCDLCEKSFRVPAELRYHYNTHTGAKPYKCPLCKKNFSQLGNLITHRKKHVGVYVGASKTPLGPRNHLFAGRRRVTEMKRLVFTGMGSTEEAEVIDMLQEEQEEEEEEDIKVGEEESGSEESESRSEDSGAEGSSKSDSSDSSGSDSSDDSDSSGSGVEEEEEEEQEGKEETALEAHVAEQQKRHKEWECFECGEGFDQESALHLHYMKHASGELPVQ; encoded by the exons ATGGAGGATGTCTCCGCTGTAACGATCAAAGACGAGGGAGGAGATGAACAGGAGTCGGAAGATGTCAGTGAAAATTTAACCAATAAGACCGAAAACAGCGTCAACAAGTCTGCCAAAGATGACAGTACCGATG TGAAACTAGCCAGTATGAGGTGTCAGGACTGTGGACAGCAGTTCACTCGCTGGGAGGCCTTCAAGACTCACCTGCGCAAGCATGTTCTGGAGGAGGCGATAGCGGAGGAGGAGGAACGAAGGCAGGGCATTAAGAGAGCCCTGGAGACGAACAGAAGCAATGGCAATGTGGAGTCGGCAGCACCTGAGAAAAAGCAGAAAAATAATGATGACAGTGATTACGAAGAGAACAGTGATGTAGATGTGGAAGGTGATGAAGAAGACGATGAAGAGTTCTTCGACAGTTCCTGGCAGGTCGGACCATCAGAGATCGTCACAGTTCGTCCGCGCGTTGCCATGCTGTCTGAGGAAGAGAAGCCAGTCTTCAGCGGCTCCCACAAGGTCTATGCATGCTCCATCTGTGGGAAGGTCTACTCCTACCTCGAGTCGTTTAGAAATCACCAGAAGATGCATGAAAAAGAAGTTAAAAAACAACCCACAGAGAACAAGTGCCCGGACTGTGGGAAGGTCTTTGCTCGCCCATCCCTTCTGGTGACTCACTTGAAAGTGCACAGGCCTCCCGTGCCGATGGAACCCTCCACTCTGAAGTGTGATCAGTGTGTAAAAAACTTCAATTCCCTGCAGACTTATTTGATCCACATGGACCTGCACAAGCAGAAGCCTTTCTGGTGCCTGGCCTGTGCTAAGGGCTTTAGGGATGAGCTCTCTCTGGACAAACACCTGCAGGGCCACAACCTGAGGCGCCACAAGTGTGACCTCTGTGAAAAGTCTTTCCGCGTTCCCGCTGAGCTCCGCTACCACTACAATACTCACACTGGCGCCAAGCCCTACAAATGCCCGCTCTGCAAGAAGAACTTCTCCCAGCTGGGCAACCTCATCACGCATCGGAAGAAGCACGTAGGGGTCTACGTCGGGGCCAGCAAGACGCCACTGGGACCCAGGAACCACCTGTTTGCTGGGAGGAGAAGGGTGACTGAGATGAAGAGGCTGGTGTTCACAGGGATGGGTAGCACAGAGGAGGCGGAGGTGATAGATATGCTtcaagaggagcaggaggaggaagaagaggaagatatTAAGGTGGGTGAGGAGGAATCTGGATCAGAAGAGTCTGAGTCTCGTTCTGAAGATTCTGGTGCTGAGGGTTCGTCTAAATCAGATTCATCAGACTCTTCTGGATCTGATTCCTCTGACGACTCTGATTCCTCTGGAtcgggagtggaggaggaggaggaggaggagcaagagGGGAAAGAAGAGACTGCATTGGAAGCACATGTGGCGGAGCAACAGAAAAGACATAAGGAATGGGAGTGTTTTGAATGTGGTGAAGGGTTTGATCAAGAGTCAGCATTGCACCTGCACTATATGAAACACGCCAGTGGGGAGCTGCCAGTACAATGA